One Pectobacterium cacticida genomic window, GCAGGTTACTGCCAGCCGTAGCATTATCGCAACAGGCGGCGGTATGGTGCTTGCGGAAGCGAATCGGCGTTTTATGCATGATAATGGCATCGTGATTTATCTCCATGCTGGGGCAGAACTGTTGGCTCAGCGTTTGGAGGAAAACCCTCAGGATCACCAGCGTCCCACATTGACCGGCCGCCCCATCGCAGAGGAAATGGCCGAGGTGCTGGCCGCGCGTGAGGCGCTTTATCGCGGCGTCGCACATCATGTCATTGATGCGTCGCAGACGCCGGAAGCAATTGTGGCTAGCGTGCTAAACGCGTTACGCCTGTCGGCTGCGTAAGTAAAGGATAACCAGATAAGCTAAACCCACGTGAGTTGACGTCCGAATTGCGCATTTTTAAGGAATAAATCGTGACAGCGGCTCTGGTCTCCTTTTAATATGAATTTTCTACGTTTTTTGACGACAGGTGCCGCAGCTATGCTGAATGTGAATGAGTATTTTGCAGGGAAAGTGAAGTCAATCGGTTTTGAAGGCGACGGCATTGGCCGCGCGAGTATTGGCGTGATGGAGGCGGGAGAATACACGTTTGGAACCGGGCAGCCGGAAGAGATGACGGTGATCACCGGGGCGTTACAAGTGCTGTTACCTGGATCGCCAGACTGGCAGGTTTTCGCCCCCGGCGAAACGTTTTTTGTTCCAGGGAAAAGCGAATTTAATTTACGGGTAGTGGAGCCAACCGCCTACCTGTGCAAATATTTGTAACCTCTCTTTTTCTCTTACTCTACGTAAAGTGGTTTTTTCGTTATCGCGGAATGCCACTTTTATTTCCTCGTTATTTCCCAAACCCGTGAGCGGTCACCTTATCTTCTATTAATAGAATGGCTTATTCGTTATGTTAATACATTGCTATGATGTGGTTGATTAATAGTACAATGAATAAAGCGGTTTTTATTAAGAATTATCCCTGACTTGTTAATGCCCAGTAAATAATGTACCTTGTTAATAATATTTTGTTATATCTGAAAAGTTTTTCCCACCTAATATTTTTATTATCTTGGTATTAAATTCTGGATTGATCGACTAATTGTGAAATTTGTGACTTTATTTTAACTATGAACCAGTTAAATATAGTAATTAATTTGTCGCTTTTCGGGATGAACGGCATCTGAAGCGGCTCGCGATGCTCAAGTTTTATTTTGTTACGCCGTTATGAAGAGTATGGACACTCTATATAAAGAGTCTTTTTTATGCTGAAAACAACGCGTTCCCGCATTCTTGCGGCCTGTTCGATCATTGTTGTATTTTCCCTAGTTATTAATACTTTTTTAAATTACACCATAGCGAATAATACCAATAAGGAAGCTATCCAGAATACGCTGGATGCCGTAGCGATAAGCCACAGTATCGCGGTTAGCGACTGGGTGGCGTCTAAAACGCAGATGATTGCCGCGCTGCACGATCGCGCCATAAAGGATGAGGATCCGATCCCATTATTTAAGCAGATTGCGGCATCCGGCGGTTTTATTAATGTTTACATGGGTTACGCCAATGGGACAGCCAAATTTTCTGAGCCTGAGGGTATTCCGAACGATTATAACCCGACCATCAGACCTTGGTATCAGCAGGCCGTTAAAGAAGGTAAGCCTTTAGTGACGGAGCCTTATATTGATGCGGGGACGCATAAGCTGGTGGTTTCCTTTGCTGCTCCTGTGCTGGACGGCACGACGGTGAAAGGCGTTGTCGGCGGCGATGTCACGATGGAAAGCGTGATTGAAAACGTTAAAGCGATCAAACCGAGCCCAAGCAGTTTCGGCGTATTGCTTGATCGTAACGGAACGATCATCGCACATCCAGATGAAAATCTGACGCTGAAAAATATTACCGAGATTGCTCCCAATATTAATCTGGATGAGGCGCTCTCAGCCAGCAACGCCCAAGAGGTTGATTTTTCCGGTTCGGCTAAACTGGTGCTGGCAAAGCCGATTACGGGAACGAACTGGTTCATGCTGGTCGTGGTTGATAAAACTGAGGCGACAGCGGGAATGCGTTCCCTACTGTCTACCTCGGTCATTACGCTGGTTTCTATCGCGCTGCTGGGGACGTTGGTGATTGGCTTTATTATTACGTCAGCGCTCAAACGATTGTTACAAATTCGTGATGCGATGGATGATATTAGCAATGGTAATAACGATCTGACCCAGCGTTTACCGGATGAAGGGCATGATGAGGTCGCCCAGATTGCCCGTTCCTTTAATATTTTTGTCGATAAGATCAGCCAGGTCATCATGCAAATCCGCGACATCAGCGCCTCGCTTCAGATGGCGGCGGATGAGATTTCAGCGGGGAATAACGATCTCTCAGCGCGTACTGAGTCTGCGGCGTCGAGCATCCAGCAAACGGCGGCCTCTCTGGAAGAAATTTCTGCCGCAGTGACGCAGTCGGCTGGGTCGGCGCAGCAAGTTAACGCCAAAGCGCTACTGCTGTCGCAAGATGCCGGGACGGGAGGGCAGGTTGTCTCCGACGTCATTGTCACGATGGAAGATATCGTCGTCGCATCTGGAAAAATCGGGGATATCATTGGCGTGATCGATGGCATAGCATTTCAGACTAACATTTTAG contains:
- the aroL gene encoding shikimate kinase AroL, whose protein sequence is MTQPIFIVGARGCGKTTVGHQLAQTLGYDFVDTDQFMQQTTHMTVADIVAQEGWHGFRQRESLVLQQVTASRSIIATGGGMVLAEANRRFMHDNGIVIYLHAGAELLAQRLEENPQDHQRPTLTGRPIAEEMAEVLAAREALYRGVAHHVIDASQTPEAIVASVLNALRLSAA
- the ppnP gene encoding pyrimidine/purine nucleoside phosphorylase — encoded protein: MLNVNEYFAGKVKSIGFEGDGIGRASIGVMEAGEYTFGTGQPEEMTVITGALQVLLPGSPDWQVFAPGETFFVPGKSEFNLRVVEPTAYLCKYL
- a CDS encoding methyl-accepting chemotaxis protein; the encoded protein is MLKTTRSRILAACSIIVVFSLVINTFLNYTIANNTNKEAIQNTLDAVAISHSIAVSDWVASKTQMIAALHDRAIKDEDPIPLFKQIAASGGFINVYMGYANGTAKFSEPEGIPNDYNPTIRPWYQQAVKEGKPLVTEPYIDAGTHKLVVSFAAPVLDGTTVKGVVGGDVTMESVIENVKAIKPSPSSFGVLLDRNGTIIAHPDENLTLKNITEIAPNINLDEALSASNAQEVDFSGSAKLVLAKPITGTNWFMLVVVDKTEATAGMRSLLSTSVITLVSIALLGTLVIGFIITSALKRLLQIRDAMDDISNGNNDLTQRLPDEGHDEVAQIARSFNIFVDKISQVIMQIRDISASLQMAADEISAGNNDLSARTESAASSIQQTAASLEEISAAVTQSAGSAQQVNAKALLLSQDAGTGGQVVSDVIVTMEDIVVASGKIGDIIGVIDGIAFQTNILALNAAVEAARAGEQGRGFAVVAGEVRNLAQRSAQAAKEIKELIEATVSSVTSGSVQVRQASDKMNEIVGGVSTVSTVMSEITHAADEQMRGINEINKAVAQLDSMVQQNAALVQESAAASGALQSQAEELNAVVGAFRV